Within Nematostella vectensis chromosome 1, jaNemVect1.1, whole genome shotgun sequence, the genomic segment CGGCTAAATGGGGAACGAAAAGATAATGGTTTTTCGGCCTAGCCGTTCAGAGTTTTCCGATTTCTCTGGTTTTGTACGTAAGATGGAGGCCCAAGGAGCTCACAAAGCGGGGGCAGCAAAGGTACACACCAGATAATACTTCTATTACTAAAAGATGCAATATCCCGAAGAGATATTGAAATGCACGTTGTACTTAAACAATAttaaaattttgtttgttatatgTTCATAAGTTGACTTATTCACCTTCAGATAATCCCACCCAAAGGTTGGATTGCTAGACGTGACTACGATAATGTGAATGTGGATATACCAGCGCCTATTCAACAAGTTGTTACAGGAACACAAGGTTTGTGAATCAAGTGTTTTTATACAAGCGCCATAAAAATACGTAAGAGATAAAAAGTGCTTGCTCGACCGTGCAAACTTCGCCATATTTTCGATCACGAAAAACAATTTACCATTCATCATCTTCTATATTTTCCCATAAAATCTTTAGCAAAAATGCATTCTTGTTTTTAATCGTGAGATGTTCATCTTCACAACGGACAAAAGCTGTGATTAGTTAATATTATACTCGACCTCGccaaaatgtttgttttaaaGTATTGTCTAACTTTATCTAAACAAAGATTGACCAAAATAGATAGCCTTGTCTGACTCGAAAACAAACGTCTGTTTGTACCATTCTCGTTTGGGACGTGCTACAATGGTTTTGCACTTCACTTCTGGGGTATTTCCGGTGCATGTCGGTGGTTTATGTGTAATGTCTGAAGGCGTTAAAAATTTTAATATGACGATGATGACCTTTTTACCGATAGCAGGATGTTATCCACGTGGTTTTCTGTCACAAATGTCAACAGGTTTTAGTGTGGGTGAAAATGATTGAACTAATGAGATGCTAGAATGCTGgacacattaaaaaagaacataCAGAAATTATGGCATCGATCATGCTAGCAGTGTGACAGGACATTACCTGTAGAAAATGTTATTATTGCTGGAATATGGAAGTAGTTGTTTGTGAGAGGTGTGATCCCCTGTTCTACAGTAATAGATCTACTTGGGGCGAGGGTAAACTTGGAAATATTTCATGCCTCCTTAAACCTGTATTGGGGGGATGCTGGCTCCACAGATTTACAATAGCTGTCAACTCGCCCACATTAagcgggtgtcacaagattttgaacctcatcacaagcctaatttttgtgagaatgttcatacattctatgtattcacccgcattggttctcttgttgttgtttttttcacatatttactgtatttcacatgatttcacaagatttctgttcAAGTTGTTTTACCATCTTCTTGGTGTGGGCTGTCTCAGACTCACCAGTTGACTCAGTAGTAGTTGATATTCTGTTTGTAAAACTCATAGTCCATGTATCATTTTCCAGGCTTGTACCAACTATTCAATGTGCAAAAGAAGCCCATGTCATATGGAGAATTCAAGACTATTGCCAACAGTGAAAGGTAGGTTTCTTGTCAGTTTATGCACATTAAAGGCAGAGGCGACTGAAAGGCTCGATAATCTCCTCTGCGTAGTCAACATCACCATCTCCAATACCTATACGAAAAAATGGGATATAAAGCATACCTTTTGGACTcaggtatgttttttttagtgtgAGTCCTTCGAGCAATGACCATTTCAAACAGCTTTTTCTTTCACTCCTTTTCATCACTACTCAAACCATAAAAATGATATAAATTTGGTTACAAATAGATAGGGTTttggaaataataaaaaagtatttaaaattatttcaagggttttttttgtatCTAAGGGTAATTGATTTTCCAATTAACCTGAAGTTACTCCCCAGTCTTTTGGAGTGATGGGCAGTCTGAACATATAATTATATAGTTGCTAAACTCAACCTCTGCATGGTGCATGCTTTGGTAGCcattaaaaacaattttatGTAGATAATACttttatgttttgtttgcaaTTTATGTTGCCCAAAATGTTCCCAAATGTCAAATATAATTGCATTCGGGGAATGGTAAGCCCCCTTATCCTACACATAATGGATTTTAACCAATCCTGGAGTTCCTGGCCCCAGAAATGATTCCCACACAATCATGGTAAGGTATTGTTGTCTTTTAATATATCTTTTTCTAGGTATCAGCCACCGAAGGGAGACTTTGATGAGCTGGAGCGcaaatattggaaaaacaTCACATTTAATGCCCCAATCTATGCAGCTGATATATCAGGTTCAATATTTGACAAGACTGTGAAAGAGTGGAATGTGAGCCGGCTCCAGACCATTCTAGATCTCATCAATACAGAGTACAAAGTCAAGGTAGAGGGTGTTAACACACCTTATCTGTACTTTGGCATGTGGAAAGCTACATTTGCCTGGCATACTGAAGACATGGACCTGTACAGTATAAACTACATTCATTATGGTGCTCCAAAAACATGGTTGGTGCTCTCTGCTATTTTTACAtaggttttcttttatttttatttagttaAAAGTTCTCATGTAAATCTGATATTTGGTACCAAGAAAGCTTATGtaggggttggaaattccaaaCCCCCAAAATCTTGCTATAGACACCAATGCATTATATccaagcccccctccccctccaagCTTGATAATCCATGCATTATTTCTGGAGTTTTCATCACTTACCCCTGGATGTTCATCACGCTAGGTATGTGGTGCCTCCTGAACATGGCCCTCGTCTTGAAAGGCTGGCATCAGGCTTTTTTCCTGGCAGCTTCCAAAGTTGCCCCCACTTTATGAGGCACAAGATGACAGTTATCTCACCtcaagttttaaaaaagttcTCAATCCCCTTTGATAAGGTATGTCTGTTCACATTCCACACTTTAAAGTGGATCACCATccctactaccatcatcacttctacaatcatcatcaccaacatcccttttaccatcaccaccatcatacatactaccatcatcatcaccaaaatccattttaccatcatcatcatccttactaccatcatcatcaccaccatccctactaccatcaccatcatccttccaacagtcatcatcatcaccaccatcccTACTTCCGTCACCATCATTCTACTACACTCATCTTCATAACAGCCCTCCctactaccaccaccaccatcatcccTACTGCACCATAATCAACACCGCCatccctactaccatcaccatcatccttaCTACACTCATCTTCATAACAGCCTTCCCTTCTACCATCACCACAATCATCCCTACtgcaccatcatcatcaccaccatccctactaccatcaccatcatcattatccccACTATCATTACtacaatcaccaccatcatcatcaacatcataagCCATTTCTGTATTAGTGTAGCTGTTATTTAATTTATTCCTTTCACACCACATTTTCAATaattttaatgtattttttagATCACACAAGAAGAAGGGGAGTTTATGATTACCTTCCCATATGGATATCATTGTGGGTTTAACCATGGATTCAACTGTGCAGAGTCTACAAACTTTGCATCAGAGAGATGGATAGATTATGGGAAGAAAGCCGGTGTGGTATGAATTTTATAATGCTTTTGATTTTACCACTGATTGTCACTCAGAAATGCTTAATGAATTGTTGTGTTTACAGTGTGAATGCAAGACAGACTCTGTCAAGATTTGTATGGATGCATTTGTCAAGAAATACCAAGTAAGAAGAAGGCAGAATTTTTTCCAGCATCTTGTTTttagaaacatttttattagCACAGTGGAACTTTGATTAATCAAACTCCCTGCTAAGTCAAACTGATTTTAATTTCCTGAGAGACTATTTTTCAGTTTTATTTAAGCCTCGATCAAACATAGATGGGAGTAGATGAGGATGAGAGTGCCACTGTTTCTAGCTTTCACAGAGTTTCAATTAGGATTCATCACCGAATAGGGAATAACAAGTTCATTTTCACTTTTTGTGAAATCTTTTAAACGAAATACTCTCATGTACTCTCAAAAGTGAATATTCTCAAAGTGATAGAGAGTCGATAAGTGTCTATGAGAGTGTATGAGAATGCATTGTCAAACAGTCATTGAAGTTGGAACTCTCAACCACTCTCATTATCTCTTATCTCTATTTGATTGAGGCTTTACTCTATGAAATCGAgctgttgttttgtttccctTGTGGATTCAATTAAAAGTGTCCTACTGTTATTGCATTCTAGTGCTTTAAATCTAAATAAATATTCTAAAGCCAcctattgttatttttattgtgtaGCCAGACCAGTGGGAGAGTTACTTGGCTTCCAAGAGTGAAAGTGACAGCAGCAGTGAGGGGGAGAGCGATGAGGAGAGTGAAGATGAAAGTGAGGATGAAGAAGTTGATGTAGAAACTGTTTGTCAAAAGGGAAGCTCGAGAATATACAAGAGAAAAAGGTACACACAATCTCATCACCATGTCACCAAAAACATAACCCGGATTGTCATCGTCAAGATTGTTATACTGTAACCATCTGCATCATAaacatcataatcaccacAGTTTCATAATTACCATTAACATTCATTCCATTGATGACTATTTCGATTATAACTATACTCGTTCTTAGTGATCACcgttcatcatcattacttagaTTATCATCATtgacatcattattatcaacaGTCATAATAGCCCTCGGTAAAAAAGAACATCATACCaccattaaagccgcattgtcactagtttacttccagaggtccgacggaaacctcaaccgttaaaagacaaaagaatctattagaatccgagatatttaacaggccatccgctctaaattatcgatcacatcctcaaagaaacttccaatagacacaatgCTGTCAATATttcgaaatatttttcgcgttttccgttaaaaatcatctgaGATTTTTTcttaatcgaccggaagtaaactggtgacaatgcggctttaaactaacattcatcttcattcttagTCAGTGATGAGCTGACTCAGTTGTTTCTCGCCTTTGCTTAGAGAGTTCACCAGTTTCCCTTCCTCCCTCCTCCCTTTGACTTCACCACGTTGTACATGCCCTCTAGTAATCCAGCATCCCAGCTGCAATAAGGGggattcatcatcatcactcataCTTTAAATCATCGCCGTAATTCGTCTTTCTAATCTTGGTTCATTCCCGTATTTTTCCACACAGACCAGTCAGAAGCGCCAACAGACCAAGACCTAAACGCCAACCACTAGTCACCAAGTCAGTCACACTACCCAGTCCGAGAAGAAAGGTCAACGAGCCAGGGAAAGATAATGGTAGGCATGGGGATAGCTGTGGGAGGATCCTCCTGGTATGGGGATGCTCGTCAGAGAATTTTAGTACTCTAAAAGATACGTATAAAAACAAAGTAACAGGATATTTTTCGAATTTAATTTGAACGTGTGTATCATCGGCAAAATAGCGCACAGTGCTTCtccctttttataaaaatgctGAAAGTTACAAATACCTTGAAGgcatggaaaaaaataaatgatattACAAACATTCTTATATCCAGTTCAGAGGAGAGAGTTCCTGCTAATGCAAGGATTTACAGTGTACAAGTTAGGAGTAGCAGTTATAGTATTTTATCTTGATATAGCTGTTCCCCACGTGTTGTAGGTGGTGTCGCCGGCAAACATCACAATCCAACAGTGATTGATCTGCCACCTGGAATTTTCACCTACGGCCCTCTTAATGCTCGCCTTGAGCAAGCGTTTAACATGGCTATGGCAGAACTTACGCCTAACTGCTCAGTCTGCCAGTTTTTCACCAAGCTAAAGGTACAGCAAGGGATGAAAAGTGGAGTTTTGAAGCACCCTGAGAACAGCCTTCGCTTAATCCAAAATGAGGTGGATCTATTGCAAGACTTTCACAGCCATTTGGCAATGGTATTTACGTACCAATTTCCTAAAAGATATCGTAAAAAGTCGTATTTTATTAATGGCCACAATATGTCAATCCAATAAACGCCATGATATCCGTTTACTCGATGTTAGTTTCACAAGAGCTGTAAACACTTCACCGATTCAACACCTGAGAACATGCTACAACCATGCTACAGCAGCCCCTCTTGATTTACAGTCAATAACAGGAATCCCGAACGACGCTAGGGCAAGGCTGCGAAAAACTTTATCCACTAAGTATTCTAGTCGACGTCTTGGTGTGGACATGTTTgacaatgcagtatttgtgttGCTTAAGGTGCAGCCATTGAGTCACCTCAAGGAACGTATACCCAAGCTCTTAGACGTTCCTCCTCGCGATAGCACTTCGGGTTCTCCACCCATGTCTACGAGGACGCGGTCACGGTCATCCATCCCTGTCATCCCAGAAATCTGCTTCATGTCTGAAGGAGCAAGTCCCGAGAGCATGAGCTCCTGGCTGGACACTCGCTTCACCGGTGATTCAGACAGTCCGCTGCTTAGATGCCAGCACTGCATGGTCACAGTTCACGCAAGTAAGTTTTTAAGATCTACGGTAGATAAAAAGAAAGTTGATGAGATTTCTACTCCCCTATTCGTACTCTGTCATCAAGGCTAGAAGGGGAAGGGAgcgttattttttctttcagacTGCCCGTTGTTTCCTTGATTTGTTCCTTAGcttgcaccccctcccccaacccgTCAAGAATTGTTTTCCATTTTAAAGCCCTCCCACTCCCCCCTGAAACTTTTACTCCATGTCCACAACTGGATTTAGGCTCCATTTTGGTAACTATCGATGGCTTCCAAATATCAAAACAGCTCTGAGAAAAATTAATAACACACTTGTTAAAGACTCTCCGTCTGCctcgaaaaatacaaactgtgggaaagcatccatttccattatCTTTCTATGGTTATTTCAAGTTTCCTTTTTCTAAATTGTATCCCAATAATAAGTGAAAAGGTGTGTGGCTGACTAGGATTCTTTAATGACTGCTCAGGTTGCTACGGTGTACAAGACGTCTGTCAAGATACGCCCTGGAAGTGTCAACGCTGCAGCCAGGAGGACGAGGAACAAGTTACATCAACGGTACGTTACCATGTAGTGGAATCTGCAAAAGTGTGGAACGCCTTGCCGTTGGATGTAAGAAACCAGGAAAATTTTACCACTTTTAAATCATTACTTGAGACCAATTTTTGGGGGAAGCTTTCAATGTTTAGATAAAGTATATAAATTCATATTATTTTACGTCctcatattttttatttctatttttagaaTATTTAATTGATTAGGCTCACTGCTATTTAGATATTATTAGATTATATATTATTGAAAGCGCATAACTCTGTATGTCAATTTGtgcttaaaaatattaaatgttCTTATTATCTACTACTTATAAACCGAGTGTGAGGTCATTACCGGGAAATCTCAGACCGAGGTCTGAGATTTCCAGGTAATGACCAAACGGAAGAGGTTAAtaagttatttattatatgaCATATATCTTAAAAAGCGAATAAAAACTCAAAACGGAAATGGGAAAAACTTCCGCTTGCGCGAAAAACGCGACATCTTGAAAAAGGGTTTGTTGAAGTGTCTGAAATTAGCAAAATGTCAAGAACTTTTGCGAAGAATTTCCTGGTGAGAAAGTGATTCTGGTGTTTTCGCGTGAGCGTAAACACGTGTAAGGTCAAAATAACTTGTTTTGTTCTTATGCAAAGTTAATCCTCGTCGTTGAAAGAGGAGTTTGACTCTGACAGGAACCTTTGAATGCTACGCTGAAATCCGGCGAATGTGCCAGGCTCGTATTCGTCCCTGTTTAACTTCCTTAcgtctttaaaaaaaaactttgcgaGTACGCGGTCAAGCTCGACTTCTGACATTTCTTTCAACTCTACGTTTTCCTTGTTTACTTATCTGAAGAAGGAAACGGTAAAAAAGCATTCAAATCGCTTGACGTCTTTCGAATTGTGTTTCTGATCTTCTGCCCTTGTGTAAATTGTTTTAGTTCCTCCTGGCTGTTGGGAATCTCCTCTTTGTTATAAAACATtttactgttgttgttgttgttcttttttttacgaCTTTCGCCGGCAAATTCTTCCTCTGGGTAGTAGAATTCGCTTTCGCTTTCTTCGTCGCTATTCATCGCTTCTTTACcgttgtaaataaaaaaccGATTCTTCCTGACTGTTGCTGAAACTTCCGTCGCTCGTACTTATGAgtcgtgttgttgtttttctcgGGAATTTTGTCTCCATTGTCCTCTTCTGGATAGTCAAACTCACTATCTGAATGGTTTTCTTCGGTCAAATTGAAGCGTATCGATATTTGGTATAATTTTTCAGACTTTGGTTTGAGCGTTGAAAAACGCTAGAATAATTTTGCTTTGGGCGGCCGAGCACTCGGTTTCACTCTCAACtcacaaaaaaaagattttttcaaaatgcccGGTCATTATCGTAGGATCTTGCCCGCtcttcagccaatcagagcgcgcgtatGATCAttgccatataataaatattctTATCGTGCTGCCTCTGTTCCGTACGTCGGAAGCTTAACATGTTCGTGTGCGATTTATGTTTACCTTACCTTCGCCTTGTAGTCCTGCTGCCTCTGTACGGTACGTCAAACGTTTCACATGTTCGTGTGCGGTTTATGTAACCCTTACCTTCGCCTTGTAGTCCTGTTGCCTTTGTACCGTACGTGGAGGAGCGCTGAAGCGAACACAGGAAGGAGAGTAAGTAGACCCTGTTCCGCGGCATACCACTAATGAGAACAATATCATAATTACCATCACTTCCTCAAAgtccccaccaccacaactACATTATCAACACTTCCACCATACAACTACTATAGTTACCCGCGGCCATTACTATATGTTATCATcattcattatcattatccctCGTTGTTGCCATGACAATTGTCATCGCCAgtgtcatcgtcatcatcagcgtcgtcgtcatcattattgtcgtcatcatcatcgttttATCATCATAGCCATCGGAATCTGGTTGAAAATATTggattatcattatcatcaatcGTCATAATCATTGTCACCATTATCGTCGTTCAGGAATTTATTTGTTATAATGTCTCCTAGGTGGGTACACATTGCGTGCGCTATCACTTTACCCGAAGTCGAGTTCACAGACATTGGTAACCGATCAGGCATCACCACTGAAAAGATACCGCCAGCCAGGAGAAAGCTGGTAGGACACTTTCTCTTAGCCTCGTTCCCAGGCGTCTTGTGACAGCCCACGGTTGTCAAACATTCTATGCGATGAATTGCCCCAGACGCCTGGCAAAACACTAGGACTTATCTTTCCCGAAGGCGAAAATCGTGACTTTAACTGTTCGAATTCGAATATTATTATTGGATTGGTATAAGCAAATATTCTAAACTATTATTAGATCGCTTGTTATACAAGATGAATTAATTAAGCTGCGGCGGTAAGCAATACACTTCACGGATAAGGCTTCGTGTGGGTTCCAAAGTAAATTAAATATCACGTTAAGTTTACTCTTGCGCCTTGAGAATCTTCCAAAACCAGTAAATAATCTTAGAAGTGAGATATGTGTGAATTTGCACTATACTCGACTGATTTCATGCTAAAACGCTCGGATAACAGTTCCCCTTATAAGCCATAGACATCTCAACCCAGCTCCATACAAGCCCATAGGCACGTCGATTTGCCGGACTCGATTGTTTTCCTAGGCTTCGTAGCCAGGGGCAAATCAAACGTGACGTCATTAACCTACAAGCCGCTCAATCAATAGAAGGCAGGGGAGGCTAACTCTCACTCACTCGATTGTTTTTAGCAATGAACACCCAAAAAGATTATTAAGGCGACCTCGTCTCCCTACAACAGGGCGAAAAGGAAGTGACCGTCGTGATACTGAGGTAGTTTTACTTAATGTGGAAGCTCCGTTCACTGCAAGTTCTAACGAAAAGAGGGGCTTTTTTCACGAATGATAAAGAGCCTGGCCTACCCCTTTT encodes:
- the LOC5506448 gene encoding lysine-specific demethylase 4C isoform X2, which codes for MGNEKIMVFRPSRSEFSDFSGFVRKMEAQGAHKAGAAKIIPPKGWIARRDYDNVNVDIPAPIQQVVTGTQGLYQLFNVQKKPMSYGEFKTIANSERYQPPKGDFDELERKYWKNITFNAPIYAADISGSIFDKTVKEWNVSRLQTILDLINTEYKVKVEGVNTPYLYFGMWKATFAWHTEDMDLYSINYIHYGAPKTWYVVPPEHGPRLERLASGFFPGSFQSCPHFMRHKMTVISPQVLKKFSIPFDKITQEEGEFMITFPYGYHCGFNHGFNCAESTNFASERWIDYGKKAGVPDQWESYLASKSESDSSSEGESDEESEDESEDEEVDVETVCQKGSSRIYKRKRPVRSANRPRPKRQPLVTKSVTLPSPRRKVNEPGKDNGGVAGKHHNPTVIDLPPGIFTYGPLNARLEQAFNMAMAELTPNCSVCQFFTKLKVQPLSHLKERIPKLLDVPPRDSTSGSPPMSTRTRSRSSIPVIPEICFMSEGASPESMSSWLDTRFTGDSDSPLLRCQHCMVTVHASCYGVQDVCQDTPWKCQRCSQEDEEQVTSTSCCLCTVRGGALKRTQEGEWVHIACAITLPEVEFTDIGNRSGITTEKIPPARRKLRCSICNEPPASVTRSACVQCCAGKCATSFHVTCCLLTSKPLEPSDWPQPISTYCDRHRRDKYKAAERDFSEIGVGERVIGKHKNGRYYRGTVLSMTSEEYYVVSFDDGTVCENLPPKDIEGYERRNGSIAEGTMVLVNWKEGEALYRARVNSRRICVTYQIRFEDESCLGVRREDVYKEREELPSRVRQKLSTATETARLSYWDDVPSAGAKRQRKQNPRYGYTTSS
- the LOC5506448 gene encoding lysine-specific demethylase 4A isoform X1 gives rise to the protein MGNEKIMVFRPSRSEFSDFSGFVRKMEAQGAHKAGAAKIIPPKGWIARRDYDNVNVDIPAPIQQVVTGTQGLYQLFNVQKKPMSYGEFKTIANSERYQPPKGDFDELERKYWKNITFNAPIYAADISGSIFDKTVKEWNVSRLQTILDLINTEYKVKVEGVNTPYLYFGMWKATFAWHTEDMDLYSINYIHYGAPKTWYVVPPEHGPRLERLASGFFPGSFQSCPHFMRHKMTVISPQVLKKFSIPFDKITQEEGEFMITFPYGYHCGFNHGFNCAESTNFASERWIDYGKKAGVCECKTDSVKICMDAFVKKYQPDQWESYLASKSESDSSSEGESDEESEDESEDEEVDVETVCQKGSSRIYKRKRPVRSANRPRPKRQPLVTKSVTLPSPRRKVNEPGKDNGGVAGKHHNPTVIDLPPGIFTYGPLNARLEQAFNMAMAELTPNCSVCQFFTKLKVQPLSHLKERIPKLLDVPPRDSTSGSPPMSTRTRSRSSIPVIPEICFMSEGASPESMSSWLDTRFTGDSDSPLLRCQHCMVTVHASCYGVQDVCQDTPWKCQRCSQEDEEQVTSTSCCLCTVRGGALKRTQEGEWVHIACAITLPEVEFTDIGNRSGITTEKIPPARRKLRCSICNEPPASVTRSACVQCCAGKCATSFHVTCCLLTSKPLEPSDWPQPISTYCDRHRRDKYKAAERDFSEIGVGERVIGKHKNGRYYRGTVLSMTSEEYYVVSFDDGTVCENLPPKDIEGYERRNGSIAEGTMVLVNWKEGEALYRARVNSRRICVTYQIRFEDESCLGVRREDVYKEREELPSRVRQKLSTATETARLSYWDDVPSAGAKRQRKQNPRYGYTTSS